In Primulina eburnea isolate SZY01 chromosome 5, ASM2296580v1, whole genome shotgun sequence, a single window of DNA contains:
- the LOC140832846 gene encoding probable serine/threonine-protein kinase PIX13 — translation MGNCWPKPINNQPSTVTPPSPVRNNDGKASKNRSQKTHVSSPRGDRGGGVQLPASGKINTTPNLKMFTFAQLKSATRNFRPDTVLGEGGFGTVFKGWVDEKTYAPSRVGVGIPVAVKKSNPDSEQGLKEWQAEVKFLGKFSHPNLVKLVGYCWEEKQFLLVYEYLQKGCLASHLFRKGGGEPIPWDTRIKIAIGAARGAAFLHTTEKQVIYRDFKSANILLDEEFNAKLSDFGLAKLGPSDGNSHITTDIVGTFGYAAPEYMATGHLYVKSDVFGFGVVLLEIITGLQVVDLNRPNGQVNLVDWAKPMLGSKNKLKKLIDPRLNNEYPSKAAFQVSELILQCLEPDPKCRPDMKEVLETLDRISTIRRKPKESKPKPTQSQWDVKDLPLPQWTPQNSHHGKGGARRGAAGTRVRRRSSEPKSY, via the exons ATGGGAAACTGCTGGCCGAAGCCTATCAATAATCAACCCAGCACCGTCACGCCACCTAGTCCAG TACGTAATAATGATGGGAAGGCGAGCAAGAACCGTAGTCAGAAGACTCACGTGTCCTCGCCCCGTGGCGATCGCGGAGGCGGTGTGCAGCTGCCGGCGAGCGGGAAGATCAACACGACTCCGAACTTGAAGATGTTCACGTTCGCGCAACTGAAGAGCGCGACGAGGAATTTCCGGCCAGACACTGTGCTGGGGGAGGGCGGATTCGGGACGGTCTTCAAAGGGTGGGTGGACGAGAAAACCTACGCGCCGTCGCGGGTCGGGGTTGGGATTCCTGTTGCTGTCAAAAAGTCCAACCCTGATAGCGAGCAAGGCCTCAAGGAATGGCag GCGGAGGTGAAATTCTTGGGAaaatttagccatccaaatctGGTTAAATTAGTGGGTTATTGTTGGGAAGAGAAGCAATTCCTCCTTGTGTACGAGTACCTGCAAAAAGGATGCTTGGCAAGTCACCTCTTCAGAA AGGGAGGGGGTGAGCCAATACCATGGGATACACGAATTAAAATAGCAATAGGAGCTGCTCGTGGGGCTGCTTTCCTACATACAACCGAGAAGCAAGTCATCTATCGCGACTTTAAGTCCGCGAATATTTTGCTCGACGAG GAGTTCAATGCAAAGCTTTCGGATTTTGGACTTGCTAAGTTGGGTCCTAGCGACGGAAACTCGCATATCACCACGGACATTGTTGGCACGTTCGGCTATGCTGCTCCCGAGTATATGGCGACCG GTCACTTGTATGTGAAAAGTGATGTTTTTGGATTTGGAGTGGTGCTATTGGAGATCATCACGGGCCTTCAAGTGGTAGATCTCAACCGGCCCAACGGGCAAGTGAATTTGGTGGACTGGGCTAAACCTATGTTGGGTAGCAAGAACAAGTTAAAGAAACTAATCGACCCTCGACTTAATAACGAATACCCTTCGAAGGCCGCATTCCAGGTATCGGAACTTATTCTACAGTGTCTCGAGCCCGACCCAAAATGTAGGCCCGATATGAAGGAAGTATTGGAGACGTTGGACCGGATCAGTACAATTCGAAGGAAGCCGAAGGAATCGAAACCCAAGCCGACGCAAAGCCAATGGGATGTAAAGGACCTCCCTCTCCCCCAATGGACTCCACAAAACTCCCACCACGGCAAAGGCGGAGCTAGACGCGGTGCTGCCGGGACTCGGGTACGTCGAAGATCGAGTGAGCCCAAGAGTTACTAA
- the LOC140832848 gene encoding protein FAR1-RELATED SEQUENCE 5-like, producing MGVTFVDNKYKVNEFIEEHNHSLHIQETVHMLSSQRKITEVQAYEIDLAEDVGLKQKSNFQLMSKHAGGIDGLGYTRLDAKNYIRSKRQRSMVYGEVGCLMRYFQQQLSKNPSFYHANQMDVEEQITNVFWADARMLIDYEYFGDVVSLDTTYCTNRAYRPLAIFSGFNHHRGAVIFGAALLYDETASSFKWLFETFLEAHKQKKPLTIFTDQDQAMAKALQEVMPEVFHGLCTWHLMQNGIKHLGNLMKDGSHFLTDFKRCMYGIDDETRFEEAWSVLLVQYNIQENTWLQSTYNIKEKWAACYLNKAFTLGMRSTQLSESVNSDVKSCMKPDLDIMQFFKHFEQVLEEKRYNELRCEFETRQKLPRLKLESSPMLRQLSEIYTLTIFHLFQVEFVLFAAAYIKYKNETQPLFEYVVGRIDKEGEWRVTFNPSTKMISCSCRKFEMTGLLCCHAVKVYDVQDIKKLPEHYILNRWTRKARSGVVHDCMGNEVEEDPKRESTERYRKLCMMLVRLATEASVHQSTFSLVHNSVCDLTKQVMEMRLTEVSQDNNSGVRTSSIGPSMIQAKGFKKRNGVKKSRRLKSWVELQAKRRKTNLRVEDIGTHDELPVSCSAPPVPHACLQTTGGQFNFTELLMAQFDHPHHSLEAMDFNGDISNNALE from the exons ATGGGTGTCACATTTGTGGATAATAAATATAAAGTTAATGAGTTTATCGAAGAGCATAATCACTCACTCCATATTCAAGAAACAGTTCATATGTTGTCTTCCCAACGTAAAATTACAGAAGTTCAAGCCTATGAGATTGATTTGGCAGAGGATGTTGGGCTtaaacaaaaatcaaattttcagTTGATGAGTAAGCATGCAGGGGGAATAGATGGTCTTGGTTATACAAGGTTGGATGCTAAAAATTATATTCGATCCAAAAGACAAAGAAGTATGGTATATGGGGAAGTTGGTTGTCTGATGCGATATTTTCAACAACAATTATCTAAAAATCCATCATTTTACCATGCTAATCAGATGGATGTGGAGGAACAGATTACAAATGTTTTTTGGGCTGATGCGAGAATGCTAATCGACTATGAGTATTTTGGTGATGTTGTGTCACTAGATACCACGTATTGTACGAACCGTGCATACCGACCACTTGCTATCTTCTCAGGTTTCAATCATCATAGAGGAGCAGTGATTTTTGGTGCAGCACTTTTGTATGATGAGACTGCTTCATCATTTAAATGGTTGTTCGAAACTTTTTTAGAGGCACACAAGCAAAAAAAGCCTCTCACTATCTTCACTGATCAGGATCAAGCTATGGCAAAGGCCTTACAAGAGGTGATGCCTGAGGTATTTCATGGATTGTGCACATGGCATTTGATGCAAAATGGTATCAAACACTTGGGAAACTTGATGAAAGATGGTTCTCATTTCTTAACTGATTTTAAGAGATGCATGTATGGCATTGACGATGAGACCCGATTCGAGGAGGCTTGGAGTGTTCTACTAGTACAATATAATATTCAAGAAAACACATGGCTGCAATCCACTTACAATATAAAGGAGAAATGGGCAGCTTGTTACTTGAACAAGGCTTTCACACTTGGTATGAGAAGCACACAACTCAGTGAAAGTGTCAATTCTGATGTCAAGAGTTGTATGAAACCCGACTTAGATATAATGCAATTTTTTAAGCACTTCGAACAGGTCTTGGAGGAAAAGCGGTACAATGAGCTAAGATGTGAATTTGAGACACGTCAAAAATTACCGAGATTAAAGCTAGAGAGTTCTCCTATGTTGCGTCAACTTTCTGAAATTTATACCCTCACTATCTTTCATCTATTTCAAGTAGAGTTTGTTTTGTTCGCAGCTGcttacataaaatataaaaatgaaacTCAACCATTATTTGAATATGTTGTCGGGCGAATTGATAAAGAAGGAGAATGGAGGGTGACATTTAATCCTAGCACAAAGATGATTTCATGTAGTTGCCGAAAATTCGAGATGACTGGATTATTGTGTTGTCATGCTGTGAAAGTATATGATGTGCAGGACATAAAAAAACTGCCAGAGCATTATATCTTGAATAGATGGACGAGAAAAGCTAGGAGTGGAGTGGTACACGATTGTATGGGCAATGAAGTCGAAGAAGATCCCAAACGAGAAAGTACAGAACGATATAGAAAACTTTGTATGATGCTCGTAAGACTGGCAACCGAAGCCTCCGTCCACCAATCAACTTTCTCTTTGGTGCATAATTCGGTATGTGATCTAACCAAGCAAGTCATGGAAATGCGTTTGACTGAAGTGAGCCAAGACAATAATAGTGGTGTCAGGACATCATCGATAGGACCTTCTATGATACAAGCAAAAGGATTCAAGAAAAGAAATGGTGTGAAAAAGTCAAGAAGGTTGAAGAGTTGGGTAGAACTTCAAGCAAAACGAAGAAAAACAAATTTGAGAGTCGAG GACATCGGAACACATGATGAATTACCCGTATCTTGTTCAGCACCTCCGGTACCTCATGCATGTCTTCAAACAACTGGAGGTCAATTCAATTTCACTGAATTATTAATG GCACAATTTGATCATCCTCACCATTCTCTTGAAGCCATGGATTTCAATGGAGATATATCCAATAATGCTCTTGAGTAG